One window of the Candidatus Palauibacter australiensis genome contains the following:
- the rplA gene encoding 50S ribosomal protein L1, which produces MPKHGRKYRSAVETAPANGALAPREALERVQKTAFANFDETVEAAIRLGVDPRKADQIVRGTVILPAGTGRKVRVLALVKADRAAEAKEAGADYVGTEYIEQIQEGWLDFDVAIATPDLMKDVARLGRILGPRGLMPTPKAGTVTMDVGRAVRESKAGKIEFRVDRTGNVHAPIGKVSFELDRLNENLDALMDEIVRLKPAAAKGRYVKSVTVTSTMGLGVSVDEDLYR; this is translated from the coding sequence ATGCCGAAACACGGCAGGAAATACCGCTCCGCCGTAGAGACCGCTCCGGCGAACGGCGCGCTCGCGCCTCGCGAGGCGCTTGAGCGCGTGCAGAAAACGGCCTTCGCGAACTTCGACGAGACGGTCGAGGCCGCGATACGCCTCGGCGTGGACCCGCGCAAGGCGGACCAGATCGTGCGCGGCACGGTCATCCTGCCCGCGGGTACGGGGCGCAAGGTGCGCGTGCTCGCTCTCGTGAAGGCGGACCGGGCGGCCGAGGCGAAGGAGGCTGGCGCGGACTACGTGGGAACCGAGTACATCGAGCAGATCCAGGAGGGGTGGCTCGATTTCGACGTTGCGATCGCGACGCCGGATCTCATGAAGGATGTGGCCAGGCTGGGCCGGATACTCGGCCCGCGCGGCCTCATGCCCACGCCGAAGGCCGGCACGGTCACGATGGATGTGGGTCGGGCCGTTCGCGAGTCGAAGGCGGGCAAGATCGAATTCCGGGTGGACCGTACCGGCAACGTCCATGCGCCGATCGGAAAGGTGAGCTTCGAACTCGACCGGTTGAACGAGAATCTCGATGCGCTCATGGACGAGATCGTGCGGCTGAAGCCCGCCGCGGCGAAAGGCCGGTACGTGAAGAGCGTGACCGTGACCAGCACGATGGGTCTCGGTGTTTCCGTCGACGA